A region from the Lolium perenne isolate Kyuss_39 chromosome 4, Kyuss_2.0, whole genome shotgun sequence genome encodes:
- the LOC127294711 gene encoding uncharacterized protein, with protein sequence MKTTAHSMRMCASHSPALLIILLCSLLAGAANAEPSPDPTHKDCHPGDKSALLAIKAALGEPYHFASWTPDNPCCDWYDVTCDLFTGRVVGLAVFQDANLTGTIPSALAGLPHLQNLVLHHLPALSGPIPPAIAKLSNLSSLTISWTAVSGPVPSFLGALKKLTFLDLSFNSLTGAIPASLGTIPNLSGINLSRNRLAGTVPMLLSKSADQVYLWLSHNNLTGPIPAEFAAVNFAHLDLSRNALAGDASGLFGPGKELQYVDLSRNAFEFDLSAVVFPEQLDFVDVSHNAISGGVPAQVANLTNLQFFNVSYNRLCGALPTGWRMATFDLYNFQHNKCLCGAPLPQCKK encoded by the coding sequence ATGAAAACCACAGCCCACAGCATGAGAATGTGCGCGTCTCACTCGCCAGCTCTGCTCATCATCTTGCTCTGCTCGCTGCTCGCCGGCGCGGCCAATGCCGAGCCCTCTCCCGACCCTACGCACAAGGACTGCCACCCGGGGGACAAGTCGGCGCTGCTCGCCATCAAGGCCGCCCTCGGGGAGCCCTACCACTTCGCATCGTGGACGCCCGACAACCCCTGCTGCGACTGGTACGACGTGACCTGCGACCTCTTCACCGGCCGCGTCGTTGGCCTCGCCGTCTTCCAGGACGCCAACCTCACGGGCACCATCCCCAGCGCCCTCGCCGGCCTCCCCCACCTCCAGAACCTCGTGCTGCACCACCTCCCGGCGCTGTCGGGCCCCATACCGCCGGCCATCGCCAAGCTCTCCAACCTCTCCAGCCTCACCATCTCCTGGACCGCCGTGTCGGGCCCCGTGCCGTCCTTCCTGGGCGCGCTCAAGAAGCTCACCTTCCTGGACCTCTCCTTCAACTCGCTCACCGGCGCCATCCCGGCGTCGCTGGGGACCATCCCAAACCTGTCCGGCATCAACCTCAGCCGCAACCGCCTCGCCGGCACCGTCCCGATGCTCCTCAGCAAGTCGGCGGACCAGGTATACCTCTGGCTCTCGCACAACAACCTCACGGGCCCCATCCCGGCCGAGTTCGCCGCCGTGAACTTCGCGCACCTCGACCTGTCGCGCAACGCCCTGGCCGGCGACGCGTCGGGCCTCTTCGGCCCGGGGAAGGAACTGCAGTACGTCGACCTGTCTCGCAACGCCTTCGAATTTGACCTGTCGGCCGTGGTGTTTCCCGAGCAGCTCGACTTCGTCGACGTCAGCCACAACGCCATCAGTGGCGGCGTCCCGGCGCAGGTGGCGAACCTGACCAACCTGCAGTTCTTCAACGTCAGCTACAACCGGCTCTGCGGCGCGCTGCCCACCGGCTGGAGGATGGCGACCTTTGATCTCTACAACTTCCAGCACAACAAGTGCCTCTGCGGCGCTCCCCTTCCTCAGTGCAAGAAATAG